A region of Pseudomonas sp. Marseille-Q3773 DNA encodes the following proteins:
- a CDS encoding ATP-binding protein → MIAKPTPPRRPRWRSLALLALCLVPLLWPLHHLAERYYQQELASQNRQTLDLYVANLLGTLHRYETLPQILGDLPALRSVLADPLRLEAVTNANRLLKGIVEQTGAEVMYLMDVSGNTLAASNWDKRDSFVGRNFAFRPYFNEAMAGRLGRFFGQGTTSAKRGYFFAAAVRDRERIVGVLVVKVDLDHTETLWGRTPEQLLLTDHNGVVILTSRPDWRFRATRPLSEAERQAIIAIQPYPTQAPQPLVLNPDAWITQTRDIKETGWQVSILAPRMLVDRSVQTVMAIGAGTLLVLMLLAGLVMQRRRHYIDRIDFEARGRQELEKRVAERTADLEGLNTRLKRAVLERENAQQEAVRAQDELVQAGKLSVLGTMSASISHELNQPLAAIRSYAENAEILLDHQRIEDARGNLKLIGELTGRMASIIAHLRAFARRDRHAPESVALQPALDDALALLAKRRRAMAVELIRDLPEATLWVQAGETRLRQVLGNLLANALDALTEKANPRRLWLSAEQRDDCVYLYIRDNGPGFSRQALEHAKEPFFTTKTRTQGLGLGLAICESLMRTLGGELLLANHPEGGALLTLQLRVAAPGATLPNSEDPSA, encoded by the coding sequence ATGATCGCAAAACCCACGCCTCCACGCCGTCCCCGCTGGCGCAGCCTGGCCCTGCTGGCCCTGTGCCTGGTCCCGTTACTGTGGCCACTGCATCACCTGGCCGAACGTTATTACCAGCAAGAGCTGGCCTCGCAGAACCGTCAGACTCTCGACCTGTACGTGGCCAACCTGCTCGGAACCCTGCACCGCTACGAGACCTTGCCGCAGATCCTCGGCGACCTGCCAGCGCTGCGCAGCGTGCTGGCCGACCCGTTGCGCCTGGAGGCGGTAACCAACGCCAACCGCCTGCTCAAAGGCATCGTCGAGCAGACCGGCGCCGAAGTGATGTACCTGATGGACGTCAGCGGCAATACCCTGGCCGCCTCCAACTGGGACAAACGCGACAGCTTCGTCGGCCGCAACTTCGCCTTCCGCCCCTACTTCAATGAAGCCATGGCGGGCCGCCTGGGGCGCTTCTTCGGCCAAGGCACCACATCAGCCAAGCGCGGCTACTTCTTCGCCGCCGCGGTACGTGACCGTGAGCGGATCGTTGGCGTGCTGGTGGTCAAGGTCGACCTCGACCACACCGAAACCCTGTGGGGCCGTACGCCCGAGCAGCTGCTGCTGACAGACCACAACGGCGTGGTCATCCTCACCTCACGGCCGGACTGGCGCTTCCGTGCCACGCGCCCGCTGAGCGAGGCCGAGCGCCAGGCCATCATCGCCATCCAGCCCTACCCGACCCAGGCCCCGCAACCGCTGGTGCTCAACCCGGATGCATGGATAACCCAGACCCGTGACATCAAGGAAACCGGCTGGCAGGTGAGCATTCTTGCCCCGCGCATGCTGGTCGACCGCTCGGTGCAAACGGTGATGGCCATCGGTGCCGGTACCTTGCTGGTGCTGATGCTGCTGGCCGGCCTGGTGATGCAACGGCGCCGCCATTACATCGACCGAATCGACTTCGAGGCCCGTGGCCGGCAGGAACTGGAAAAGCGCGTGGCCGAGCGCACCGCCGACCTTGAAGGCCTGAACACCCGCCTCAAGCGTGCCGTGCTGGAACGCGAGAACGCCCAGCAGGAGGCGGTGCGCGCCCAGGACGAACTGGTACAGGCCGGCAAGCTCTCGGTGCTCGGCACCATGTCGGCCAGCATCAGCCACGAACTCAACCAGCCGCTGGCCGCCATCCGCAGCTACGCGGAAAACGCCGAGATCCTGCTCGACCACCAGCGCATCGAGGACGCCCGCGGCAACCTCAAGCTGATCGGCGAGCTGACCGGACGCATGGCCTCGATCATCGCTCATTTGCGCGCCTTCGCCCGCCGTGACCGCCATGCACCGGAGAGCGTGGCCCTGCAGCCTGCCCTGGACGACGCCCTCGCGCTGCTGGCCAAGCGTCGGCGCGCCATGGCCGTGGAGCTGATCCGCGACCTGCCGGAAGCCACCTTGTGGGTACAGGCCGGCGAGACCCGACTGCGCCAGGTACTCGGCAACCTGTTGGCCAATGCCCTCGACGCCTTGACCGAAAAGGCCAACCCCCGCCGCCTGTGGCTAAGTGCCGAACAGCGCGATGACTGCGTCTATCTGTACATCCGCGACAACGGCCCCGGCTTCAGCCGCCAGGCCCTGGAGCACGCCAAGGAGCCATTCTTCACCACCAAGACCCGCACCCAGGGCCTTGGCCTGGGCCTGGCCATCTGCGAAAGCCTGATGCGTACCCTGGGCGGTGAACTGCTGCTGGCCAACCACCCGGAAGGGGGCGCACTGCTGACCCTGCAACTGCGTGTGGCCGCGCCTGGCGCTACTTTGCCCAATTCGGAGGACCCCTCGGCATGA
- a CDS encoding sigma-54 dependent transcriptional regulator, which translates to MTTETLIDSQAQVILVDDDPHLRQALSQTLDLAGLKVVALADAQGLAERIEADWPGVVVSDIRMPGIDGLQLLEQLHGRDNELPVLLITGHGDVPLAVQAMRAGAYDFLEKPFASDALLDSVRRALALRRLVLDNRSLRLALSDRQQLATRLVGQSPAMQRLREQIGALAGTRADVLILGETGAGKEVVARALHDLSSRRDGPFVAINAGALAESVVESELFGHEPGAFTGAQKRRIGKFEFANGGTLFLDEIESMSLDVQVKLLRLLQERVVERLGGNQLIPLDIRIIAATKEDLRQSADQGRFRADLYYRLNVAPLRIPPLRERGDDILVLFQHFADAASQRHGLAPHTLQPAQRAMLLRHDWPGNVRELQNAAERFALGLELALDGQAPPAAKPAAPVLGGNLSEQVEQFERSLIAAELAQPHSSMRSLAEALGIPRKTLHDKLRKHGLSFDGGSGGHDDHEDHR; encoded by the coding sequence ATGACCACCGAGACACTCATCGACAGCCAAGCCCAGGTCATCCTGGTCGACGACGACCCGCACCTGCGCCAGGCCTTGAGCCAGACCCTGGACCTGGCCGGGCTCAAGGTGGTCGCGCTGGCCGATGCCCAGGGCCTGGCCGAGCGCATCGAAGCCGACTGGCCCGGGGTGGTGGTCAGCGACATTCGCATGCCCGGTATCGATGGCTTGCAGTTGCTGGAACAACTGCATGGCCGCGACAACGAACTGCCGGTGCTGCTGATCACCGGCCACGGCGACGTGCCGCTGGCGGTGCAGGCGATGCGCGCCGGTGCCTACGACTTCCTGGAAAAGCCCTTTGCCAGCGACGCGCTACTCGACAGCGTGCGCCGCGCCTTGGCCCTGCGCCGCCTGGTGCTGGACAACCGCAGCCTGCGCCTGGCCTTGAGCGACCGCCAGCAACTGGCCACCCGCCTGGTGGGCCAGTCACCGGCCATGCAGCGCCTGCGCGAGCAGATCGGCGCCTTGGCTGGCACCCGCGCCGACGTGCTGATCCTGGGCGAGACCGGCGCGGGCAAGGAAGTAGTGGCTCGCGCCCTGCACGACCTGTCCAGCCGCCGCGATGGCCCGTTCGTGGCGATCAATGCCGGCGCCCTGGCCGAGTCGGTGGTCGAAAGCGAGCTGTTCGGCCATGAGCCCGGTGCCTTCACCGGGGCGCAGAAGCGCCGCATCGGCAAGTTCGAGTTTGCCAACGGCGGCACGCTGTTCCTCGACGAGATCGAGAGCATGAGCCTGGACGTACAGGTGAAACTGCTGCGCCTGCTGCAGGAACGGGTGGTGGAACGCCTAGGCGGCAATCAGCTGATTCCGCTGGACATCCGCATCATCGCCGCGACCAAGGAAGACCTGCGCCAGTCCGCCGACCAGGGGCGCTTCCGCGCCGACCTGTATTACCGCCTGAACGTGGCGCCGCTGCGTATTCCCCCGCTGCGCGAACGCGGCGATGACATCCTCGTACTGTTCCAGCACTTCGCCGATGCCGCCAGCCAGCGCCATGGCCTGGCCCCGCATACCCTGCAGCCGGCCCAGCGCGCCATGCTGCTGCGCCACGACTGGCCGGGTAATGTGCGCGAACTGCAGAATGCCGCCGAACGTTTCGCCCTGGGCCTGGAACTGGCCCTGGATGGCCAGGCACCGCCTGCCGCGAAACCCGCGGCACCCGTGCTGGGCGGTAACCTCAGCGAGCAGGTCGAGCAGTTCGAGCGCTCGCTAATTGCCGCTGAACTGGCCCAGCCACACAGCTCCATGCGCAGCCTGGCCGAAGCGCTGGGCATCCCCCGCAAGACCCTGCACGACAAGTTGCGCAAGCATGGCTTGAGCTTTGACGGTGGCAGCGGCGGGCATGACGATCACGAGGACCACCGTTGA
- the rfbC gene encoding dTDP-4-dehydrorhamnose 3,5-epimerase, which produces MNIIPTKIPEVLIIEPKVFGDSRGFFFEAFNAREFARKTGVTTEFVQDNHSRSIKGVLRGLHYQLENTQGKLVRVVQGEIRDIAVDVRKSSPTCGQWVAVHLSADNHRQLWIPPGFAHGFAVMSDSAEFLYKTTDYYNPGAEWCIRWDDPDLAIDWGLTQPPILSDKDKVGRPWAEAELLP; this is translated from the coding sequence ATGAATATCATCCCGACCAAAATTCCCGAAGTACTGATCATCGAGCCGAAGGTATTCGGTGACAGCCGTGGCTTTTTCTTCGAAGCATTCAATGCCCGTGAGTTCGCCCGGAAGACCGGCGTGACCACTGAGTTCGTCCAGGACAACCACTCGCGTTCGATCAAAGGGGTGCTGCGCGGCCTGCATTACCAGTTGGAAAACACCCAGGGCAAGCTGGTGCGCGTGGTGCAGGGCGAGATCCGCGATATTGCGGTGGACGTGCGCAAAAGCTCGCCCACCTGCGGCCAATGGGTCGCGGTGCACCTCTCGGCCGACAACCATCGTCAACTGTGGATTCCGCCCGGCTTTGCCCATGGCTTCGCAGTGATGAGCGACTCCGCCGAGTTCCTGTACAAGACCACCGACTACTACAACCCGGGCGCCGAGTGGTGCATCCGCTGGGATGATCCAGACCTGGCAATAGACTGGGGATTGACCCAGCCACCGATACTCTCCGACAAGGACAAGGTCGGCCGGCCATGGGCAGAGGCGGAACTGCTGCCTTAA
- the aguA gene encoding agmatine deiminase, with translation MKTLNSTPRADGFHMPAEWAPQTQVWMVWPERPDNWRLGGKPAQAAHVTLAKAIARFEPVTVAVSAAQYENARRQLDQPNIRVVEISNDDAWVRDTGPTFVINDQGEVRGVDWGFNAWGGFDGGLYAPWNRDEELAAKVLEMERCQRYHTEGFVLEGGSIHVDGEGTVITTEECLLNRNRNPHLSREQIEAVLRDHLAVDTVVWLPDGLYNDETDGHVDNFCCYVRPGEVLLAWTDDSNDPNYARCHAAMEVLKNTRDAKGREFIVHKMPIPGPLFATAEECAGVDHVAGSQERDPSVRLAGSYVNFLIVNGGIIAPSFDDPADSEARAILEKIFPDHEVVMIPGRELLLGGGNIHCLTQQQPAPVKG, from the coding sequence ATGAAAACCCTCAACTCCACCCCCCGTGCCGATGGTTTCCACATGCCCGCCGAGTGGGCCCCGCAAACCCAGGTGTGGATGGTCTGGCCCGAGCGCCCGGACAACTGGCGCTTGGGCGGCAAGCCGGCGCAGGCTGCCCATGTAACCCTGGCCAAGGCCATCGCCCGTTTCGAGCCGGTGACCGTCGCGGTTTCCGCTGCCCAGTATGAAAACGCCCGTCGCCAACTCGACCAGCCGAACATCCGTGTGGTCGAAATCAGCAACGATGACGCCTGGGTGCGCGACACCGGCCCGACCTTCGTCATCAACGACCAGGGCGAAGTACGCGGGGTCGACTGGGGCTTCAATGCCTGGGGCGGCTTCGATGGCGGCTTGTATGCGCCGTGGAACCGCGACGAGGAACTGGCTGCCAAGGTGCTGGAAATGGAGCGCTGCCAGCGCTACCACACCGAAGGTTTCGTGCTCGAAGGTGGTTCGATCCACGTCGACGGCGAAGGCACCGTGATTACCACCGAAGAATGCCTGCTCAACCGCAACCGCAACCCGCACCTGAGCCGCGAGCAGATCGAAGCGGTACTGCGCGACCATCTGGCGGTGGACACCGTGGTCTGGCTGCCGGATGGCCTGTACAACGACGAGACCGATGGCCACGTCGACAACTTCTGCTGTTACGTGCGCCCGGGCGAAGTGTTACTGGCCTGGACCGATGATTCCAACGACCCCAACTACGCGCGCTGCCACGCTGCCATGGAGGTGCTGAAGAACACCCGCGACGCCAAGGGCCGTGAGTTCATCGTGCACAAGATGCCGATCCCGGGCCCGCTGTTCGCCACCGCTGAAGAGTGCGCCGGTGTCGACCACGTGGCCGGTAGCCAGGAGCGTGACCCGTCGGTGCGCCTGGCCGGTTCGTACGTCAACTTCCTCATCGTCAACGGCGGCATCATTGCGCCAAGCTTCGACGACCCGGCGGATTCCGAGGCCAGGGCGATCCTGGAGAAGATTTTCCCCGACCATGAAGTGGTGATGATCCCCGGTCGTGAACTGTTGCTGGGCGGTGGCAATATCCACTGCCTGACCCAGCAGCAGCCGGCGCCGGTCAAGGGTTGA